Part of the Sphingobacterium sp. LZ7M1 genome, TTATCATGGTTGGTCACTTCGGATGTTTCAAACACCCCGCCTTGGTCGATACTGACATCTATCAAAACCGAATTAGGTTTCATTTTGGATACCGTGTCCTCAGATATCAAACAAGGGGTTCGACCGTTTCTCGCCCTGACCGCACCAATGACAACATCACAGGTACGTACTGCCTTATTAAGAACAATAGGTTGAACCACGGAAGTGAATACACGACTGCCTACATTACTCTGTAAGCGTCTCAGCCTATATACAGAGCTATCAAAGACCTTGACCTGTGCGCCCAGTGCAATAGCAGTCCTTGCTGCAAATTCACCCACCGTGCCGGCACCAATGATAACCATTTCTGTTGGTGGAACACCAGTGACTCCACCTAACATCAATCCTTTTCCATCAAAAACATTGGATAGGTATTCTGCTGCAATCAGAACGGAGGTCGCTCCGACGATTTCGCTCATTGCACGGACAACGGATAGATGTCCGCCCTCATCTTGTAGATATTCGAAGGAAAGCGCGGTAATCTGCTTTTTCATCAAAGCTTTCAGGACTTCAAGCTTCATCAATGAAGGTTGCTGGGAACTGAAAAGCACCTGTCTGTTTTTCATGAGCTCCACCTCTTTCAAGGTCGGGCTGGAAATCTTTATGATCAGGTCAGCTTTATAAACTTCTTTTTTGTCGTATACGATACGAGCTCCTTGCTCACTATAGTGATGGTCCTGAAAGTTGGAAGCATCACCAGCTCCCGTTTCAATAATGATTTCATGACCATTTTCAACCAACAATCCTACAGATAGAGGGGTTAGTGCAATTCGGTTTTCTTGGAAGGTATTTTCTTTAGGGATACCGATAGTTAGACTACCTTTTTTTCTGTCTTTTGAAAGCATAGCTTCCTTAGGTTGTAGTACTCCTTCTTGAGCTAATTTTGATACATTTATCATTTACGTAAATATAATGCAAGTTAAAAATACGCAATAATATTTCAACAAATAAAGCTTAAACGATTATATTTGGTTAAAATTAAAATAATAAACTATAATAATCGTAAGTTTACAAACTAACCCGTTACGATGAGAATAATTAAGCCGTTGAATCACATCAAGATAGTTCCTAGATGGATTATTTTTATGTTTGACATAGCCGTATCAGCCTGTGCCTTCTTACTTGCATTTACCCTTTACAACAACTTCAACGTAGATTCTTTCTCAAAAACGGACTTCTCAATTGAGTTCTTATTTTGCATGACTTTAACTGCCATTTCCTTTATGGTATTTAAGTTATATAGTGGAATTGTCAGGTATACCTCTGCGGTAGATTCTATCCGTATTTTATCGACGATCGTATTCACTTCGATCATCATGTTTATCGCTAAGTTAATCTTTATCGCGTTACAAATACATATCAACATTCCGACAAACCTGATCATCATTTATGCTCTATTTGCTTTTACGGGTTTAACCACCTACCGTACCTGTATCAAAATCTTCTTTCAGTACACGAAATCTACGAGAAATGGCCGTAAAAATGCCATCGTATATGGCGCTGGGGATTTAGGTATAGCTGTTAAAAGAACTTTTGAGCATGATTTCCGTTCTGAAAAGACTATCGTAGCCTATATAGACGATAATGAAGAAAAAATTGGAAAATCCATCGATGGGCTTAAGATCTATGGTTCTAAGGATTTCACAAGGGCCGTCCATAAATTTGGCGTTGATGAATTGATCATTGCTTCTTCCAATATTGATATTGATATCAAGAACAACATTATTGATCAAGCATTGGAACATAATATCACGGTTTTGACCTTGCCTCCGGTAAGCAAGATTATCAATGGTGATCTATCCCCTGCACAGATCAAACAGATAAAAATTGAGGATCTATTGGAACGTGCGCCGATCCAGATTTCCAATGAAAAATTAATGGATCAATTACGTGGGAAACGCGTATTGGTTACAGGTGCTGCAGGTTCAATCGGAAGTGAGATCTCTAAACAGCTTGGAAAATACGAACCGCAAATGATCATTCTTTGCGACCAGGCAGAATCTCCTTTGCACAATTTACAGTTAGATCTCCAAGATCAATTCAAGAACCAGATCTATCATTCGTATATAGCAGATATCAGAAGTGAAGAACGGATGCGACTGCTCTTCGAGACTTTTAAACCGCATTATGTTTATCATGCCGCAGCATATAAACATGTTCCAATGATGGAAAACCACCCTAGTGAAGGGGTGAAAACCAATGTTTTCGGCACTTATCTATTGTCTAATTTGGCGGTTGAGTTTGATGTTCAAAAATTTGTTTTTGTCTCTACTGATAAAGCGGTTAACCCAACCAATGTCATGGGAGCAACCAAGCGAATTGCCGAAAAGTATGTTCAATCCCTGAACAACTTCCTGACGACTGTCAACGGTATCAAATCGACAAGGTTCATTACTACCCGATTTGGAAATGTATTGGGTTCTAATGGCTCGGTAATCCCAAGATTTAAGGATCAAATTGAAAAAGGTGGTCCAGTAACGGTCACCCATCCTGATATCACGCGATATTTTATGACCATCCCAGAGGCTTGTCAATTAGTGATTGAAGCTGGAAACATGGGGAATGGCGGTGAGATCTTTGTATTCGATATGGGCAAATCCGTAAAGATCGTCGATTTGGCTAAAAAGATGATCCGTTTATCAGGCTTTACCCCTTTCAAGGACATAGACATCAAATTTACAGGATTAAGACCAGGTGAAAAGCTCTATGAGGAGCTATTGAATGACCTTGAAAACACGATGCCTACGCATCATGAAAAAATCATGATCGCCAAGGTTCGTGAAAATGATTTTGAGTTAGTAAAAAATGAAATACACGTTCTATCCAAACAGCTGGACAGCAACAACAGCCTTAATATAGTGCGACAAATGAAAGTCATGGTTCCGGAATTCAAAAGCCAGAACTCCATTTATGAACAATTGGATCAGGAAACCATGGTCAATGTCAACCCGTAAGGCTGTTAAATATTTTTCCTAAATTATTGCAAGTATTCTTTAAAAGTGTATTTTTGCGTTCCGTAATCTATTAAAACTAAGAATGTCACAAAATAATCAAAACGGTTCTTCAGCGGTAAAAACAGGGCCGAAGAAATCATTTTTCCAAGAAAATGAAAAGAGTATCATCTTTATTGTAGCAGGTATCGTTGTATTGATCCTTCTATATTTTGGATACCAAAAACTATATCTGGCACCAAGAGCAGAGAAAGCTGCTAACCAAATGTACCAAGCGGAATATTACGCTACTATTGATTCGCTTCAGAAAAAAGCTATCGATGGTGATGGTTCATTCCCAGGTTTCAAAGAAATTGCCGACGAATATTCCAACACTAAATCTGCAAACGTAGCGAATGCTTACCTAGGTGGACTATACTTGCGTCAAAAGAACTTTAAAGAAGCAATCAAATACCTAGAACAATATACAGAGACTGGAAGTCAAGTATTGGACCCATTGGTTATCGGTCTTTTAGGTGATGCATATTCAGAAGAGAAAATCTATGATAAGGCGGCCAACTATTACAAAAAAGCAGCTGATAAGAGTGCTAATGCTTATACTACCCCAATCTTCTTAAAGAAATTAGGTTTGGTATATGAAGAATTACAGGATTACAAAAATGCTGAGGTTGCTTACCAACGAATCAGAGATGAGTATCCTGAAAGCGCTGAATCTACAACTGTGGATAGCTTTATCGCTCTCGTACAGGCTAAACAACAGTAATAGTACTAAATCTAAGTACTAAGTAGTTAGTAGTTAGTAATTAGATATTGAAATACTTTTAAGTAAAGGAATTAATACCAGGAGGTCAATAAGCATTGACGGAATACCAA contains:
- a CDS encoding nucleoside-diphosphate sugar epimerase/dehydratase; this encodes MRIIKPLNHIKIVPRWIIFMFDIAVSACAFLLAFTLYNNFNVDSFSKTDFSIEFLFCMTLTAISFMVFKLYSGIVRYTSAVDSIRILSTIVFTSIIMFIAKLIFIALQIHINIPTNLIIIYALFAFTGLTTYRTCIKIFFQYTKSTRNGRKNAIVYGAGDLGIAVKRTFEHDFRSEKTIVAYIDDNEEKIGKSIDGLKIYGSKDFTRAVHKFGVDELIIASSNIDIDIKNNIIDQALEHNITVLTLPPVSKIINGDLSPAQIKQIKIEDLLERAPIQISNEKLMDQLRGKRVLVTGAAGSIGSEISKQLGKYEPQMIILCDQAESPLHNLQLDLQDQFKNQIYHSYIADIRSEERMRLLFETFKPHYVYHAAAYKHVPMMENHPSEGVKTNVFGTYLLSNLAVEFDVQKFVFVSTDKAVNPTNVMGATKRIAEKYVQSLNNFLTTVNGIKSTRFITTRFGNVLGSNGSVIPRFKDQIEKGGPVTVTHPDITRYFMTIPEACQLVIEAGNMGNGGEIFVFDMGKSVKIVDLAKKMIRLSGFTPFKDIDIKFTGLRPGEKLYEELLNDLENTMPTHHEKIMIAKVRENDFELVKNEIHVLSKQLDSNNSLNIVRQMKVMVPEFKSQNSIYEQLDQETMVNVNP
- a CDS encoding tetratricopeptide repeat protein, which gives rise to MSQNNQNGSSAVKTGPKKSFFQENEKSIIFIVAGIVVLILLYFGYQKLYLAPRAEKAANQMYQAEYYATIDSLQKKAIDGDGSFPGFKEIADEYSNTKSANVANAYLGGLYLRQKNFKEAIKYLEQYTETGSQVLDPLVIGLLGDAYSEEKIYDKAANYYKKAADKSANAYTTPIFLKKLGLVYEELQDYKNAEVAYQRIRDEYPESAESTTVDSFIALVQAKQQ
- a CDS encoding alanine dehydrogenase codes for the protein MINVSKLAQEGVLQPKEAMLSKDRKKGSLTIGIPKENTFQENRIALTPLSVGLLVENGHEIIIETGAGDASNFQDHHYSEQGARIVYDKKEVYKADLIIKISSPTLKEVELMKNRQVLFSSQQPSLMKLEVLKALMKKQITALSFEYLQDEGGHLSVVRAMSEIVGATSVLIAAEYLSNVFDGKGLMLGGVTGVPPTEMVIIGAGTVGEFAARTAIALGAQVKVFDSSVYRLRRLQSNVGSRVFTSVVQPIVLNKAVRTCDVVIGAVRARNGRTPCLISEDTVSKMKPNSVLIDVSIDQGGVFETSEVTNHDKPTFRKYDVIHYCVPNIASRVARTATYALTNIFTPILIEIGEAGGMNNMIWANQGIRSAIYLYHGNLTNKDMSEKFQLPCKDLNLIVMANL